The Candidatus Nitrosocosmicus franklandus genome contains a region encoding:
- the cobI gene encoding precorrin-2 C(20)-methyltransferase, whose product MRNSVLYCVGCGPGDPELVTIKAINLIKNADIVFTPTARENKPSVAFKIVESYVSKETEVRQLIFPMTKDVTKLRESWKNNAKEISDAVRSGKKTVYLTVGDPSLYSTWIYIYKEIQKSHKDVEVEIVPGITSIFSFSAELKTPVGEGEEIIGIIPACYNLDRLKTAAECCDTLVFLKDGRYFNNVIDILMNSNFPAESEVFIAQDVSTNAESVKKQKLIDIASNKNENNDKYFSIMIAKKKK is encoded by the coding sequence ATGCGTAATTCAGTTCTTTATTGTGTAGGTTGTGGTCCTGGTGATCCAGAGTTAGTAACTATAAAGGCAATTAATTTAATAAAAAATGCTGATATAGTTTTTACACCTACAGCTCGTGAAAATAAGCCAAGTGTTGCTTTTAAAATCGTTGAAAGTTATGTCTCCAAGGAAACTGAAGTACGGCAATTAATATTTCCCATGACAAAAGATGTGACGAAATTACGAGAATCCTGGAAAAATAATGCCAAGGAAATATCGGATGCTGTGAGAAGTGGAAAAAAAACCGTTTATCTAACTGTAGGTGATCCCTCATTGTACAGTACATGGATCTACATCTATAAAGAAATACAAAAGAGTCATAAAGATGTGGAGGTTGAAATTGTTCCCGGTATAACTTCAATCTTTTCATTTTCTGCCGAACTCAAGACTCCTGTTGGCGAAGGGGAGGAAATAATAGGCATAATACCCGCCTGTTATAATCTAGACAGGCTGAAAACTGCTGCAGAATGTTGTGACACGTTAGTATTCTTAAAGGATGGAAGATATTTTAACAATGTAATTGATATTTTGATGAATTCCAATTTTCCAGCAGAGTCTGAGGTCTTTATTGCCCAGGACGTGTCCACAAATGCCGAATCAGTAAAGAAACAAAAGTTAATAGATATTGCTAGTAACAAAAATGAAAACAATGATAAGTACTTTTCGATAATGATAGCCAAAAAGAAAAAATGA
- a CDS encoding DedA family protein: MIDIQDLYSFYSGSGYIGIFLISFIGSIIPFIPVPYFPVLVTSGLDKSLDPNLIILLSAIGAVMAKTIIFIASYYGRNILSKKTKTRMLPLQKLLSKYGGIGVFVAALTPIPDDLVYIPLGIAKYSPSRFAFFTFIGKFLMGAIIVWGTVYLGRPIMEGFLTMTDSNDQYSAILIAVLSVILLVLVLFFAFKFDWAKIIGKWFPWALDNSDTESDHDNNKNKK; the protein is encoded by the coding sequence TTGATTGATATACAAGACCTATATTCTTTTTATAGTGGTTCAGGCTATATAGGTATATTCTTAATCAGCTTTATTGGTAGTATTATTCCATTTATTCCAGTACCATATTTCCCCGTTTTAGTTACTTCTGGCCTGGACAAGAGTCTTGATCCGAATCTAATAATCTTGTTAAGCGCAATCGGTGCAGTTATGGCTAAGACAATAATATTTATTGCTAGCTATTATGGGCGCAACATTCTGAGTAAAAAGACAAAAACTAGGATGCTTCCTCTTCAGAAACTGCTGAGTAAATATGGTGGGATAGGGGTTTTTGTTGCTGCTTTGACTCCTATACCTGATGATTTGGTCTATATTCCTCTTGGGATAGCAAAATATAGTCCATCCAGATTTGCGTTTTTTACGTTTATAGGCAAGTTCTTAATGGGTGCAATAATTGTTTGGGGTACAGTTTATCTGGGTAGACCAATAATGGAGGGCTTTTTGACCATGACTGATTCTAATGATCAATATTCTGCAATATTGATTGCAGTGTTGTCGGTAATCTTGCTAGTTTTGGTTCTATTTTTTGCTTTTAAATTTGACTGGGCCAAAATAATTGGAAAATGGTTTCCTTGGGCTCTCGACAACTCCGATACAGAATCCGATCATGACAATAATAAAAATAAAAAATAA
- the cobM gene encoding precorrin-4 C(11)-methyltransferase: MIQKNTVYFVGSGPGDPELITIKGKNLVENADVIVYSGSLLNPELLRYAKKDAQLFDAAKLSRVEIYEILKEAAKNDKLAIRFHDGDPGLFSTIREQIDKLEQDNIRCDVVPGITSLLGAAASMNLEMTLPGITQTIIITRAEFRTPVPDKEKISELAKHGATMAFYLSVHLLDKIVKELLSGGVYTNDTPVAIVYKATWNDQKTIIGTIGTIVAKVKEARIVKTALIIVGDVIAPKKYEYSKVYDSQFTHGYRRSKVINDSS; this comes from the coding sequence ATGATTCAAAAAAATACTGTGTACTTTGTTGGTTCTGGGCCAGGTGATCCAGAATTGATAACTATCAAAGGAAAAAACCTTGTAGAAAATGCTGACGTGATAGTCTATTCTGGATCCTTGCTGAATCCAGAATTACTAAGATATGCAAAAAAAGATGCTCAACTATTTGATGCAGCAAAATTGAGTAGAGTTGAGATCTATGAAATTCTCAAAGAAGCTGCAAAGAATGACAAACTCGCAATAAGATTTCATGATGGGGACCCTGGTTTATTTAGCACCATACGAGAACAAATAGACAAGTTGGAACAAGATAACATACGGTGTGATGTTGTACCTGGAATAACCTCGTTACTTGGTGCAGCAGCCTCCATGAACCTAGAAATGACCTTGCCAGGAATTACACAAACAATAATAATAACTAGAGCAGAATTTAGAACCCCGGTACCGGATAAGGAAAAAATCTCCGAACTGGCAAAACATGGAGCAACCATGGCATTTTATTTAAGCGTTCATTTGTTAGATAAGATAGTTAAAGAGCTGTTAAGTGGAGGAGTATACACTAATGATACACCTGTTGCGATAGTTTACAAAGCAACATGGAACGATCAAAAAACAATAATAGGAACAATTGGAACCATTGTGGCCAAAGTCAAAGAAGCAAGAATAGTTAAGACGGCATTAATAATTGTTGGAGATGTTATTGCCCCAAAGAAATACGAATATTCAAAGGTTTATGATTCACAATTTACACACGGATATAGAAGGAGCAAAGTCATTAATGATTCTTCTTAA
- a CDS encoding hydantoinase/oxoprolinase family protein — translation MKKIRIGIDVGGTFTKAVAIDVVEKKILGKKSVPTTHSSEGGVSVGIVNALSALIEDCNINHEEIELISHSTTQAVNAFLEGDVSKVGIIGMGVGMEKTNVVKRTHIKDISLNSNKSLKTCYTFLDTSKYLEEPGIIKSIENLVSEGAQSIVVSEAFGVDDPSNELFVMKHSKLPCTAGHELTGIYGLEIRTLTATINASILPKATSTATFVKSAVSKLGINAPLMIMKGDGGVTTLDSFLHKPIVTVLSGPAASVVGALLFLQVLEGIFIEVGGTSTNISIIKDGKPEMRYVNIMEHPTCIRSLDSRICGVAGGSLIRVSPKKKIIDVGPRSSHIAGLEYSCFANPEDLKKGEVVTISPLNNDPNDYVCIQIPGGKKYGITNTCAANALNLIPKNDNAYGNTDAARIAFTKLATFMGMTPEKIANQVIDISVSKIVDYVIPMIKEYKLSKNRTVVIGGGGGASVLVPMVAKRLDFEYKKAEYADVISSIGVATGMIYEEKERTINNPTPQDFAQLIAEVKEEAIRKNASPDSLSVQSEYISDRSILRVTAIGNVTLDLNNNGSKELKQEELFEIARSLFQFRGNVSLKYNLGNYYIFGNSYKHKKLFFNTNKQSILVLDKYGRVRLSLENGELIHNPSTILNTDLSSIISRFSRSDVSPAVYLLDGFQLLDFSSLNANEQVIQAISEQLNKIDSDVLLIIKK, via the coding sequence ATGAAAAAAATTCGAATTGGTATAGACGTAGGGGGGACTTTTACTAAAGCCGTCGCTATAGATGTCGTTGAAAAGAAAATCCTTGGAAAAAAATCTGTCCCGACAACGCATTCGTCTGAAGGCGGTGTTTCTGTTGGTATTGTAAACGCACTATCTGCACTAATTGAGGATTGCAATATAAACCACGAAGAGATAGAGTTGATTTCTCATAGTACAACACAAGCTGTTAATGCATTTCTTGAAGGAGATGTTTCTAAAGTTGGTATTATTGGAATGGGGGTGGGGATGGAAAAAACAAATGTAGTAAAACGAACTCACATAAAAGATATATCTTTGAATTCTAATAAATCCCTAAAAACCTGTTATACTTTTTTGGACACTTCTAAATATTTAGAAGAACCTGGTATTATCAAATCTATAGAAAATTTGGTATCTGAGGGGGCTCAATCGATAGTCGTAAGCGAAGCTTTTGGAGTTGATGATCCTAGTAATGAATTATTTGTTATGAAACATTCGAAACTTCCATGCACAGCAGGCCACGAATTAACTGGAATTTATGGTTTGGAAATTAGAACTTTGACTGCAACTATTAATGCCAGTATTCTTCCAAAAGCTACAAGCACAGCAACGTTTGTAAAGTCCGCGGTTAGCAAGCTTGGCATTAATGCACCGCTAATGATAATGAAAGGTGATGGTGGAGTAACTACTCTGGATTCTTTTTTACATAAACCAATAGTAACGGTATTGTCAGGTCCAGCTGCAAGTGTCGTAGGTGCTTTGCTATTTTTGCAGGTATTAGAAGGAATATTTATTGAAGTTGGTGGCACGTCAACTAATATTAGTATAATTAAGGATGGGAAACCAGAAATGCGATATGTAAACATTATGGAACACCCAACTTGCATAAGGTCCCTTGACTCTAGAATTTGTGGAGTTGCTGGCGGATCACTAATAAGAGTTTCTCCGAAAAAGAAAATTATTGACGTTGGTCCCAGATCATCACACATTGCAGGATTAGAATACTCCTGCTTTGCAAATCCTGAGGATTTAAAAAAGGGCGAAGTTGTTACCATTAGTCCATTAAATAACGATCCAAACGATTATGTTTGTATACAAATTCCGGGTGGAAAGAAATATGGAATAACTAATACATGTGCAGCAAATGCACTCAATCTTATTCCCAAGAACGATAATGCTTATGGAAATACCGATGCAGCGAGAATTGCATTTACTAAATTAGCCACCTTTATGGGAATGACTCCTGAGAAGATAGCAAATCAAGTAATAGATATCTCTGTCTCTAAAATTGTAGATTACGTTATCCCCATGATTAAGGAATATAAGTTATCTAAAAACAGAACAGTAGTTATAGGAGGAGGCGGAGGTGCATCTGTGTTGGTTCCGATGGTTGCAAAAAGACTTGATTTCGAATATAAGAAGGCGGAATATGCAGATGTTATATCTTCAATTGGAGTTGCAACGGGGATGATTTATGAAGAAAAAGAAAGAACAATTAACAATCCAACCCCTCAAGATTTCGCTCAATTAATAGCCGAAGTTAAAGAAGAAGCAATTCGAAAGAATGCCTCCCCTGATTCGCTATCAGTCCAATCAGAATATATAAGTGATCGATCTATATTAAGAGTTACTGCAATAGGTAATGTAACACTCGATTTAAATAATAATGGTTCTAAAGAATTGAAACAAGAGGAATTGTTTGAAATTGCAAGAAGCTTATTTCAATTTCGTGGTAATGTTTCGCTCAAATATAATTTGGGGAATTATTACATTTTTGGTAATTCATATAAACACAAAAAGCTATTTTTTAATACAAATAAGCAATCGATACTTGTATTAGACAAATATGGCAGAGTGCGCCTCTCACTAGAAAATGGTGAATTGATACATAATCCATCGACCATATTAAATACCGATCTTTCCTCAATCATTTCAAGGTTCTCGAGATCTGATGTAAGTCCTGCAGTTTACCTACTGGATGGATTTCAATTGTTGGATTTTTCTAGCCTTAATGCTAATGAACAGGTAATTCAAGCTATATCAGAACAATTGAACAAAATCGATTCAGACGTTTTGTTAATAATAAAAAAGTAG
- a CDS encoding helix-turn-helix transcriptional regulator, translating to MMFTDQMYFSTHENKNNASLLLKELFDGFSYKIVMSIIEDSKTVFEICRENDLPISSTYKKIRKLKDLGLLIIDRIVINEKGKKVVFYKSRIQSMELVLNKKQVVLNLKKNEKSLPHFIVT from the coding sequence ATGATGTTCACTGACCAAATGTATTTTTCAACACACGAAAATAAGAATAATGCATCACTTCTATTAAAGGAGCTATTTGATGGATTTTCTTACAAAATAGTAATGTCTATTATTGAGGATTCAAAAACTGTATTTGAAATTTGCAGGGAAAATGATCTACCCATCAGCTCCACTTACAAAAAAATAAGAAAGCTCAAAGATCTTGGGCTCTTGATTATCGATAGAATTGTAATTAATGAAAAGGGAAAAAAGGTCGTATTTTACAAAAGTAGGATTCAGTCTATGGAGCTTGTATTAAATAAAAAACAAGTTGTCCTGAATTTGAAGAAAAACGAGAAGAGTCTGCCGCACTTCATTGTAACATGA
- a CDS encoding metal-dependent transcriptional regulator — translation MYLKAMWSILESGQELKVSSIAKILNVTQPSVVQMLHKLNDSLLIDYKKGSIVTLTSEGEKIGKQMIRNTRLLEVLMKDALKIDIDEEMVCGIEHHMKDIFTDALCTLLKHPRICPHGYRIPEGNCCTNNSR, via the coding sequence ATGTATCTAAAGGCAATGTGGTCTATTTTGGAGAGTGGGCAAGAGTTAAAGGTTAGCTCTATAGCCAAGATCTTAAATGTAACTCAACCTTCCGTCGTTCAAATGCTTCATAAATTAAATGATTCACTCCTTATCGATTACAAGAAGGGATCAATAGTGACCCTTACAAGTGAAGGAGAAAAGATAGGAAAACAAATGATACGTAACACACGCTTATTAGAAGTACTTATGAAAGACGCCCTCAAGATTGATATTGATGAAGAAATGGTTTGTGGAATAGAACATCACATGAAAGATATCTTTACTGATGCTCTTTGTACCTTATTAAAACATCCAAGGATATGTCCTCATGGATATCGAATACCTGAGGGTAATTGTTGCACTAATAATAGTAGATAA
- the murI gene encoding glutamate racemase, which yields MLYRPIAVFDSGLGSLSVVREIRKILPTENILYFADKMNFPYGVKTKDELKGIMAKSIKFLEKYQPKLIVMASNTPSIQIFDEIKNNFSTAIISTRLPLKKTINLTRKKHIAIMASRGTLMSKEFDYLLRKEVPQQIFVEKIDSSEIINLVEEGTFLFDHKLTHQKIKKVIKPYINDTIDVVALCSTHLPLVKNYLEVILPSIKLVNSSTGVAHDVKNYLKYVGDLNKNGTGRLEILVSADKNNFQSILRYMGVRELIFDVSLQL from the coding sequence GTGCTTTATAGACCCATTGCTGTATTTGATTCAGGGTTAGGATCCTTATCTGTTGTTAGAGAGATAAGAAAAATCCTTCCGACTGAGAACATTCTCTACTTCGCAGATAAAATGAATTTTCCATACGGGGTAAAGACAAAAGATGAGCTAAAAGGCATTATGGCAAAATCAATCAAATTCTTAGAAAAATATCAGCCCAAATTAATAGTAATGGCATCAAATACTCCTTCAATCCAAATATTTGATGAGATAAAGAATAATTTCTCGACTGCCATTATTTCAACCCGACTGCCGTTAAAAAAAACTATCAATCTAACTAGAAAAAAGCATATTGCAATAATGGCCTCGCGAGGAACACTCATGAGCAAAGAATTCGATTATCTATTGAGAAAGGAAGTTCCACAACAGATTTTTGTTGAAAAAATAGATTCTTCGGAAATAATTAATCTAGTTGAGGAAGGAACGTTTTTATTTGATCACAAATTAACACACCAAAAAATCAAGAAAGTAATTAAACCATATATAAATGATACAATTGATGTGGTAGCTCTATGCAGTACTCATCTTCCTCTGGTCAAAAATTATCTTGAAGTGATTTTACCATCAATTAAACTCGTAAATTCTTCAACCGGAGTTGCACATGATGTAAAGAATTATCTGAAGTATGTAGGGGATTTGAATAAAAATGGTACTGGCAGACTTGAGATCTTGGTATCTGCTGATAAGAATAATTTTCAATCTATCCTGCGCTATATGGGCGTTCGCGAATTAATCTTTGACGTATCATTACAGCTTTAG
- a CDS encoding ribose-phosphate diphosphokinase — MKDIAVLPGPSSNKLGASIATCLNVDPINVELRTFSDGESKIRINANLVNKKCIVVQSTFPPVDSHYLQMFMMLSYCINSGAATVIPVVPYMGYARQDRSFLQGEVVTMALIAKLFECFHIKDLVTIDIHSSTALSCFNLNVFNMSSIPLLANYAKANFNLNTPIIISPDEGGANRAKVFSEILETSYLSLIKKRDRQTGNITIDEDLHEDIRDRDIILLDDMISSGGTIMKAVDILRKNNCGRIFVMCVHALSEEKSLNAIRETGIQDLISTNSIPRSCSKIDLSNEIAKTLCSILDI; from the coding sequence GTGAAAGATATAGCGGTATTGCCTGGGCCATCCTCAAACAAGTTGGGAGCATCTATTGCTACGTGCTTAAACGTTGATCCTATTAATGTTGAACTACGAACTTTTTCTGACGGGGAGAGCAAAATTAGAATAAATGCTAACTTGGTTAATAAAAAATGCATTGTTGTTCAATCCACTTTTCCGCCAGTTGATTCGCATTATCTTCAAATGTTTATGATGCTTTCTTACTGTATTAATTCGGGTGCTGCGACAGTTATACCCGTCGTCCCATACATGGGATATGCAAGACAAGATAGAAGTTTTTTACAAGGCGAAGTTGTAACTATGGCTCTTATTGCAAAACTATTTGAATGTTTTCACATCAAAGATTTAGTTACTATCGACATTCACAGTTCTACCGCATTGTCTTGTTTTAATCTGAATGTTTTTAACATGTCTTCCATTCCATTACTTGCTAACTATGCGAAAGCAAATTTCAACCTAAATACGCCCATTATTATTTCTCCTGATGAGGGTGGAGCCAATAGGGCCAAAGTGTTTTCTGAGATTCTAGAAACTTCTTATTTAAGCTTAATAAAAAAAAGGGATAGGCAGACTGGAAACATAACTATTGATGAAGATCTTCATGAAGATATCAGAGACCGCGACATCATTTTATTAGATGATATGATATCGAGTGGAGGAACTATAATGAAGGCAGTCGACATTTTGAGGAAAAATAATTGTGGTAGAATCTTTGTAATGTGTGTGCATGCGTTATCCGAAGAGAAATCATTGAATGCTATCAGAGAAACTGGAATTCAGGATCTGATATCAACCAATAGTATTCCAAGATCTTGTTCAAAGATAGATTTAAGCAATGAAATTGCTAAAACATTGTGCTCCATTTTAGATATATAA
- the rnz gene encoding ribonuclease Z: MVSLEVTFLGTSAAMPTVDRSLSSVVVNRNGTLHIFDAGEGMQYNFIRASLGFNKRTMLFITHLHSDHILGILGFLQTLSLQGRTMPIDIFGPEPLYDFIIENFRLLNVNLTFQINIHKILDSQGTLVEEKEYKILYCKSEHGPGICSYAYCLLENDRPGKFDIRKAKELGIPEGEMYGLLQKGFDIVDKNRVIHSSEIVGQKRPGRKIGISGDTRPSENLCSFFRNCDLLIFESTFSINELTKAKESYHSTALETATLAKMASVQRLCLTHFSSRYKDLNVLLNEARSVFLSTEIAFDLKLIRVDYRS, from the coding sequence ATGGTGAGTCTTGAAGTAACATTCTTGGGGACATCTGCTGCAATGCCAACAGTTGACCGATCTCTTTCCTCGGTAGTTGTAAATAGAAATGGAACTCTTCATATCTTTGATGCAGGAGAAGGTATGCAGTATAATTTTATTCGAGCAAGCCTTGGTTTCAATAAAAGAACTATGCTATTTATTACTCACTTACACTCTGATCATATTTTGGGTATTTTAGGTTTTCTCCAAACGCTCTCACTTCAAGGTAGGACTATGCCTATTGATATTTTTGGTCCAGAACCGTTGTATGATTTTATAATAGAGAACTTTAGATTGCTGAATGTCAATTTGACTTTTCAAATAAACATACATAAGATTCTTGATTCTCAAGGAACGTTGGTCGAAGAAAAAGAATATAAAATATTGTATTGTAAATCCGAACACGGGCCTGGTATTTGCTCTTACGCTTACTGTCTACTTGAAAACGATAGACCCGGAAAATTCGATATAAGAAAAGCTAAAGAACTCGGTATTCCAGAAGGAGAGATGTATGGTTTACTTCAAAAAGGATTTGATATTGTAGACAAGAATCGGGTAATTCATTCTAGTGAAATCGTTGGTCAAAAAAGACCTGGTAGAAAAATTGGTATTTCAGGAGACACTCGTCCATCTGAAAATCTTTGCAGTTTCTTTAGAAATTGTGATTTACTGATATTTGAGTCTACTTTTTCAATTAATGAATTGACCAAGGCAAAGGAAAGCTATCATTCAACAGCACTTGAAACCGCAACCTTAGCAAAAATGGCCTCGGTTCAACGATTATGCCTGACTCATTTTAGTAGCAGGTATAAAGACCTAAATGTTTTATTAAACGAGGCGCGTTCTGTCTTCTTATCTACTGAAATTGCATTTGATTTAAAGCTCATCCGAGTTGACTATAGATCTTGA
- a CDS encoding cyclase family protein, translated as MKIVDLTQEIDEDTQVFPGSPRVSLLQWSNHRSHKYASEVIFSSTHIGTHIDAPYHFKSGGCTVENIPLDKLIIQDKIRVLRIEKKDDEKIEIDDLVNQQIEEKDSILINTDWSKYKNTDKYFDKSPGLSKAAAEYLVKIKINLIGIDSPNIDPGSDEEFNSHKIFSESNIPILENLMNLDKLLNKKFTLIALPLKLKNCSGSPIRAVALVE; from the coding sequence TTGAAAATAGTTGATTTAACACAGGAAATTGATGAAGACACTCAAGTATTTCCGGGTTCACCGAGAGTCAGTTTATTGCAATGGTCTAACCATCGATCTCATAAGTATGCCTCTGAGGTGATTTTTAGTAGTACTCATATTGGAACGCATATCGATGCTCCCTATCATTTTAAAAGCGGTGGCTGCACTGTAGAAAATATCCCTCTTGACAAACTAATAATTCAAGATAAAATAAGAGTTCTCAGAATAGAAAAGAAAGATGATGAAAAAATAGAAATTGATGATCTCGTCAATCAACAAATTGAGGAAAAAGATTCCATATTAATTAACACTGATTGGTCAAAATATAAAAATACAGACAAATATTTCGATAAGAGTCCTGGTCTATCGAAAGCAGCGGCTGAATATCTGGTAAAAATCAAAATAAATCTTATAGGAATAGATAGTCCAAATATCGATCCAGGCTCAGACGAAGAATTTAATTCTCACAAAATTTTTAGCGAAAGCAATATTCCTATTTTGGAGAATTTAATGAATCTAGACAAATTATTAAATAAGAAATTCACTCTAATAGCACTTCCCCTGAAACTCAAAAACTGTTCTGGATCACCTATTAGAGCAGTAGCCCTAGTAGAGTAA
- the cbiT gene encoding precorrin-6Y C5,15-methyltransferase (decarboxylating) subunit CbiT has product MTWNYKTPGIPDELFDRTENVPITKEDIRSIIISKLRLREGITAIDIGCGSGSITVEISLQTRAKVFAIDSDMDAINLTEKNLTKFGVLNNAVIIHGRAQDVLPTLPMVEAIVIGGTTGETDRIVKLALSKLNKGGRLVLTSILIETIYNALKAMQESNLQDIDITQVTIAKSKKTSSGTMMISRNPVIIFSGTK; this is encoded by the coding sequence ATGACATGGAATTACAAGACTCCAGGTATTCCAGACGAATTATTTGACAGGACTGAAAATGTACCTATTACAAAAGAAGACATCAGATCTATAATTATCAGTAAATTGCGTTTAAGAGAAGGGATTACAGCCATTGATATAGGATGTGGCAGTGGAAGTATAACTGTAGAAATCTCTCTTCAAACCAGAGCCAAGGTATTTGCGATAGATTCGGATATGGATGCAATAAATTTGACTGAAAAAAATCTCACAAAATTTGGGGTTTTAAATAATGCAGTTATTATTCATGGAAGGGCCCAAGATGTATTGCCAACCTTGCCGATGGTTGAAGCAATAGTAATTGGTGGAACTACTGGAGAAACTGACAGAATAGTAAAGCTAGCACTATCAAAATTGAATAAAGGGGGAAGACTAGTTCTCACGTCGATTCTAATAGAGACCATTTACAATGCTCTTAAGGCTATGCAAGAATCAAATTTACAAGACATAGACATTACTCAGGTAACGATTGCTAAGTCAAAGAAAACAAGTTCTGGTACAATGATGATATCAAGAAATCCAGTCATAATTTTTTCTGGTACCAAATAG